The following coding sequences lie in one Rhodohalobacter barkolensis genomic window:
- the recO gene encoding DNA repair protein RecO produces MITKTEAIVLRTVEYQESSIIATLFTHKHGKIAVIAKGARKPKSKFSAFLVPGQMLEVVYYMKQTRQVQTLSDVSYLKKLDNIRLDLQKMALATITLELTSQLLHDNEVNEPLFQFLSVMLPWINKQDEVSRIMFPYIQIRLAQLLGIGIQNVIEEHDSVNMGYINIESGTLSSQPVESEAVKLTPKQFHFVRESLKSMKSSIFDIDLSTNELKSLIDYLDKYFRYHIEGVKPRKSDAIFEQLLAD; encoded by the coding sequence ATGATAACAAAAACCGAAGCCATAGTTCTACGAACGGTTGAGTATCAGGAGTCGAGTATCATAGCAACGCTTTTCACACATAAGCATGGCAAAATTGCTGTCATTGCAAAGGGAGCAAGAAAGCCCAAAAGCAAATTTTCAGCATTTTTGGTGCCGGGCCAGATGCTTGAAGTGGTCTATTACATGAAGCAGACTCGACAGGTGCAAACACTCTCTGATGTTTCTTATTTGAAGAAATTGGATAACATCCGGCTGGACCTGCAAAAAATGGCACTGGCAACCATTACACTTGAATTAACCTCACAGCTGCTCCATGATAATGAAGTAAATGAGCCTCTATTTCAGTTTCTTTCTGTGATGTTGCCCTGGATCAATAAACAGGATGAAGTATCCAGGATTATGTTTCCATACATTCAGATCCGATTGGCTCAGCTATTGGGAATAGGAATTCAAAATGTAATTGAGGAACATGATTCAGTGAATATGGGTTACATCAATATTGAATCAGGAACACTATCGTCTCAACCTGTCGAAAGTGAAGCTGTGAAATTAACCCCAAAGCAATTTCATTTTGTACGAGAGTCACTAAAGTCTATGAAATCGTCCATTTTTGATATAGATTTATCAACGAATGAATTAAAATCTCTGATAGATTATTTGGACAAGTATTTTCGTTACCATATAGAGGGGGTAAAGCCTCGTAAATCAGATGCAATTTTTGAGCAGCTTTTGGCTGACTAA
- a CDS encoding efflux RND transporter permease subunit, which produces MSKFIRFFIPVVQLSNRRPYTVIAVALLLSIAAGFFASKLTVDTDIANLLPPSNENVQALEKLKETAGGETEMQVAIKSPDFDANVDMAEFLAEKSLDLYYPRYEDNFFSRAELRRETEVLQDNALYLATVQELIQIKDYLQDEIETAREEANPFFVDFSDDFEDEEEGEETDIGKFRESYDDLIPPEYATNSDSTVVMLTLYPTGPQSDIRYLEDMFEVYQDMLDEVDTASYHPEMEIKFGGRLKRHLDEFESIMNDVFNSFSLGISSVILLVMLYFFIKKYIHYRKGSKIGRKHSFWSHFIRMPVPVLVIGIPLLFSLMWTFGITYLQIEVLNTMTSVLFVILFGLGIDYGIHYYARYIEYRSMGRSVENSVLLAYDKTGAAIIVSALTTAAALFVLMFADFRGFSEFGFIAGMGILFALVAMLFVLPALLVIFEKWNWILTNRVGDDYVRSKGIHRYPYARSIVSVGLILSLIVLIFSGNLRFEYQFGNLEPTFEEYEQFREFTSGVDENGRRNPAYIIADTNDDVFEVLDSLRTRSDQNPETLIRDVEALQERFPPNDEMANEKLEHIAEVRQLLQNSFIRDQQDENLDLLRRGSQTREPLDEDIIPDFLKNRFMTQEGEIGRFVIIYPESGLSDGLKSIAFKDEVGEVELASGKTYHSASTSIVAATMLDLMRTESPYMVSATFLIVFLFIWFSFKNLRWALIALIPLIIGLLWLFGIMLLFGLKFNFYNLVVLPAVLGIGCDNGVHLAHRYRDEGQKSMWDVLSSTGQHITIGSFTTMMGFAGLLFTNHPGLQSIGIMAVVGIGMTLLSALTFLPAMVQFLEDKDWIH; this is translated from the coding sequence ATGTCTAAATTTATTCGATTTTTTATTCCGGTAGTTCAGCTAAGTAACCGCCGCCCATATACCGTTATTGCTGTAGCTTTGTTACTTTCTATTGCTGCGGGTTTCTTCGCATCTAAATTAACGGTGGACACAGATATTGCCAATCTTTTGCCCCCCTCTAATGAGAACGTTCAAGCTCTTGAGAAACTAAAAGAGACTGCCGGCGGAGAGACAGAAATGCAGGTTGCTATCAAATCTCCTGACTTTGATGCAAATGTTGACATGGCTGAGTTTCTGGCTGAAAAAAGTCTGGACCTTTACTATCCCAGATATGAAGATAATTTTTTCAGCCGCGCTGAACTTCGAAGAGAAACGGAGGTGCTCCAGGATAATGCACTCTACCTTGCCACAGTCCAGGAACTGATACAGATCAAAGATTATTTGCAGGATGAAATTGAGACTGCCAGAGAAGAAGCCAACCCGTTTTTTGTCGACTTCTCGGACGATTTTGAAGATGAAGAAGAAGGAGAAGAGACTGACATTGGAAAATTTCGGGAAAGTTACGACGATCTGATTCCACCTGAGTACGCAACAAACTCTGACAGCACAGTTGTGATGTTAACCCTTTATCCCACAGGTCCGCAGAGCGATATACGGTATCTTGAAGATATGTTTGAGGTTTATCAGGACATGCTTGATGAGGTTGATACCGCATCTTACCACCCAGAAATGGAAATCAAATTTGGCGGACGTTTAAAGCGACATCTGGACGAGTTTGAGTCTATCATGAATGATGTTTTTAACAGTTTCTCACTGGGAATCAGCAGTGTGATTCTGCTTGTGATGCTCTACTTCTTCATTAAAAAATACATTCACTACCGGAAAGGATCGAAAATTGGAAGAAAACACAGTTTTTGGTCTCATTTTATTCGAATGCCGGTACCGGTTCTTGTCATCGGAATTCCGTTATTATTTAGTTTAATGTGGACATTTGGTATCACCTATCTCCAAATTGAGGTACTGAATACCATGACTTCCGTTCTGTTTGTGATACTTTTTGGGTTGGGTATCGACTACGGAATCCACTATTACGCCCGTTACATTGAGTATAGATCCATGGGGCGTTCGGTTGAAAACAGTGTGCTATTAGCATATGATAAAACCGGGGCTGCAATTATCGTAAGTGCATTGACGACAGCCGCTGCACTTTTTGTTCTGATGTTTGCTGATTTCAGGGGATTCTCTGAATTTGGCTTTATCGCCGGCATGGGGATCTTGTTTGCGTTGGTTGCCATGTTGTTTGTTCTGCCAGCTTTGCTTGTCATTTTTGAAAAGTGGAACTGGATTTTGACCAATCGAGTAGGGGACGATTATGTACGCTCTAAAGGCATTCACCGATATCCATACGCCCGTTCAATCGTGTCGGTTGGTTTGATTTTATCTCTTATCGTCCTGATTTTTTCAGGAAACTTGAGATTTGAATATCAGTTCGGAAATCTGGAACCGACGTTTGAAGAATATGAACAATTCAGAGAATTTACATCAGGAGTGGATGAAAACGGGCGAAGAAATCCGGCATATATTATTGCAGATACAAACGATGATGTATTTGAAGTTCTTGATTCGCTGAGAACAAGAAGTGATCAAAATCCGGAAACGCTTATCCGCGATGTAGAAGCACTTCAGGAACGATTCCCCCCCAATGATGAGATGGCGAATGAGAAACTGGAACATATAGCTGAAGTTCGTCAACTTTTGCAAAACAGTTTCATTAGAGATCAACAGGACGAAAATCTTGATCTGTTGCGGCGTGGGTCGCAAACCAGGGAGCCGTTGGATGAGGATATTATCCCGGATTTTCTAAAAAATCGTTTCATGACTCAGGAAGGAGAAATTGGACGATTTGTAATTATCTATCCGGAGAGTGGGCTTTCGGACGGGTTGAAATCGATCGCCTTCAAGGATGAAGTGGGAGAAGTAGAGCTTGCCAGTGGTAAAACTTACCATTCGGCCAGTACTTCAATTGTTGCAGCCACCATGCTCGACTTGATGAGAACAGAGAGTCCGTACATGGTTTCGGCTACGTTTTTGATTGTGTTCCTCTTTATCTGGTTCAGTTTTAAGAATTTAAGATGGGCATTAATTGCTCTAATTCCACTAATAATAGGCCTCCTCTGGCTGTTTGGAATTATGCTTTTATTTGGACTTAAATTTAACTTCTACAACCTTGTAGTGCTCCCCGCTGTTTTGGGAATCGGGTGTGATAATGGGGTTCATCTCGCTCATCGGTATCGCGATGAAGGACAAAAAAGTATGTGGGATGTTCTTTCCAGTACAGGCCAGCACATTACAATTGGTTCATTCACAACAATGATGGGTTTTGCCGGACTGCTCTTTACAAATCATCCCGGCTTGCAGTCGATCGGAATTATGGCTGTGGTAGGAATCGGTATGACTCTATTGTCTGCTCTTACATTTCTGCCCGCAATGGTTCAGTTCCTTGAGGATAAAGACTGGATACACTGA
- a CDS encoding peptidylprolyl isomerase has translation MPKAIIRTEKGDMNVEFFEKDAPGTVENFVNLSKDGFYDGLTFHRVIPDFVIQGGCPKGDGTGGPGYTIDCELDGENQYHDRGVLSMAHAGRDTGGSQFFICHSRKNTAHLDRKHTVFGKVVEGLDVIDDIRQGDVINKIEIIEE, from the coding sequence ATGCCAAAAGCAATTATCAGAACTGAAAAAGGCGACATGAACGTGGAGTTTTTTGAGAAAGATGCTCCCGGAACCGTTGAAAACTTTGTTAACCTGTCGAAGGATGGATTTTATGATGGACTGACTTTCCATCGTGTAATCCCGGATTTTGTGATTCAGGGGGGATGTCCGAAAGGAGATGGAACCGGCGGACCCGGATACACCATAGATTGTGAACTGGATGGGGAGAATCAATATCACGATCGTGGAGTTTTATCCATGGCTCATGCCGGTCGTGACACAGGAGGTTCTCAATTTTTTATCTGTCACAGTAGAAAGAATACAGCTCACCTTGATCGTAAACATACCGTTTTTGGGAAAGTAGTAGAAGGTCTGGACGTAATCGATGATATTCGACAGGGCGATGTTATCAACAAGATTGAAATTATCGAAGAATAG
- a CDS encoding trypsin-like peptidase domain-containing protein yields MSSFWLTNFMKTRDKYLTGILLILIGVMLGMILMFFRDGAISLDLAEVRVTDINRSDEPFWSSEDLEKIDDRFLFRSVAKSVTPTVVYIETLIATRDRQPETEEEEDNRFWERFIPPRVRTVGSGVLISSDGYILTNNHVIEGAVRDEITVTLEDKRTLDARVVGRDPSTDLAVIKVDENNLPTVVIGNSDHLEVGEWVLAVGNPFRLRSTVTAGIVSALSRDVQIINDARRIESFIQTDAAINRGNSGGALVNTSGELIGINTAIATQSGSYQGYGFAVPSNLALKVSRDLIEFGEVKRGILGVTIQSVDDRIARRAGLEDITGVMIMNVNSDGAAERAGIQRNDIVLRVNGESVAESNQLQEKVAMFRPNEMVTLTIWRDNEILERSVTLEELPQQELAQNSFVLENEAEPELDEWDEIPEGGRERGIEQQRFESLGFTLRALSTPEDPELFNIYIHRVVPGSEAWNRGLREGFEIVELNSETVNDLQVVEQIITDSIKRNRSLTLKILTEEGAIGYFQIN; encoded by the coding sequence TTGAGCAGCTTTTGGCTGACTAATTTTATGAAAACCCGTGATAAATATCTTACCGGTATACTTTTAATACTCATCGGGGTAATGCTTGGAATGATCCTGATGTTTTTCCGGGATGGAGCAATCTCACTGGATCTTGCTGAGGTGCGGGTGACCGATATCAACAGAAGTGACGAACCCTTCTGGAGTTCAGAAGATCTGGAAAAAATTGATGATCGTTTTTTGTTCAGATCCGTTGCCAAATCCGTGACCCCTACAGTTGTATACATCGAAACTCTTATTGCAACCAGGGATCGCCAACCAGAAACAGAAGAAGAGGAGGACAACCGATTTTGGGAGAGATTTATACCGCCAAGGGTTAGAACAGTGGGATCCGGTGTACTCATCTCTTCAGATGGATATATACTCACCAATAACCATGTTATTGAAGGTGCCGTGAGAGATGAAATTACGGTTACACTTGAAGATAAAAGAACGCTTGATGCACGGGTAGTGGGACGTGATCCAAGTACCGATTTAGCAGTAATAAAAGTTGATGAGAACAATTTACCCACCGTAGTGATCGGCAATTCTGATCATCTTGAAGTAGGCGAGTGGGTTCTTGCTGTTGGGAATCCTTTCCGGCTGCGGTCAACCGTAACGGCCGGAATAGTGAGCGCATTAAGCCGTGATGTTCAAATTATAAATGATGCCCGCCGTATTGAAAGTTTTATACAGACTGATGCCGCTATCAACAGAGGAAACAGCGGCGGAGCACTGGTAAATACCAGTGGCGAACTAATTGGAATCAATACTGCAATTGCAACTCAAAGCGGAAGTTATCAGGGGTATGGATTTGCAGTCCCAAGCAATCTTGCTCTGAAGGTGTCGCGCGATTTGATTGAGTTTGGTGAAGTGAAAAGAGGAATTCTTGGAGTTACCATACAATCAGTCGACGATCGGATTGCCCGACGTGCCGGACTCGAAGATATAACCGGTGTGATGATTATGAACGTAAATAGTGATGGAGCTGCTGAAAGAGCAGGAATTCAGAGAAATGATATTGTACTCCGTGTAAATGGTGAAAGCGTGGCCGAGTCGAATCAGTTGCAGGAAAAAGTTGCCATGTTTCGTCCAAATGAAATGGTAACACTCACAATTTGGAGAGATAACGAAATACTTGAACGTTCTGTAACTCTGGAAGAATTGCCTCAGCAGGAGCTAGCTCAAAACTCCTTTGTTTTAGAAAATGAAGCTGAACCGGAATTAGATGAGTGGGACGAAATACCCGAAGGAGGACGTGAAAGAGGAATTGAACAACAAAGGTTTGAGTCACTTGGATTTACACTGCGTGCACTTTCAACACCGGAAGATCCCGAGCTTTTTAATATCTATATCCATCGTGTAGTTCCGGGCTCAGAAGCTTGGAACAGAGGATTGAGAGAAGGTTTTGAAATTGTTGAACTTAACAGTGAGACTGTTAACGATCTTCAAGTAGTGGAACAAATCATTACCGATTCTATAAAAAGAAACCGATCTTTAACCCTTAAAATTTTGACAGAAGAAGGAGCTATCGGCTACTTTCAAATTAACTAG